Genomic segment of Oncorhynchus nerka isolate Pitt River linkage group LG10, Oner_Uvic_2.0, whole genome shotgun sequence:
actattattctgcaatgtataaaaatagtaaaaataaagaaaaggtgtgtccaaacttttgactggtactgtatatacagcaacatgcttgtgtttctagtgccaacagtgcagtaatacctagcaatacaaaacaatacgcAGATAATTGGaaaagtaaaaagaaagaaatatCAGAATGAGCAATGTCTGAGTCTGGAATATATAtatgcgataacatctgcaaatctgtggaCGTGgacaataaaatttgatttgatttgttgcaaAGCTTTTCCCTGGTCCCACATGAATCCCACTACATGTTTTTAACCACCAACCCAATCAATAGCAAAAGTACTGGAGCAAAATTCAACCTCCCCCCTAAGGAATAACTTAAAGCAGATCCAATACCAAAGAGTGCTTCTGTTTGAAATATTCTTACTGAGAATATTGTTTTGACAATTCCATTCTTATCATGTTATTAAAGCCTAAAATAATACTTCTAGTAAGTCTGGCATTTGACCTTGTCATAGATAGTCCAATCATTATCTATCAGTGTCTATCACCTAGAACCCCCACCCCTGGAGTTTACGTAACGTTACTCATGCAATTCAGAAGGTGGCGATATTCAGCACAACAGAATATGTTAAACTAAACCTGTCCACCAGCAAAGAAGAGCATTATTGAGCTGTTCAAGATGGCTGCGTACATGTCAGCGGGCCGTTCAGAAAATGCTTTTAGTACACATGATTTTGTACCAGAATGGGCACAAGAAGAAGTTAGCACTGGGGTGAGGAAATTGAATATAGCACCGTTCATCTTACTTATGCTTAAGTGAGTTGCCCAAGCTGAACGCCAGGCCGTgtacgtagctagctagcttagatAACAATGAGACCGCAGAAGCGCTCGTCTATGTCAAATTAGTTAGTTAGTCACCGCATTTTACAGATCTTGCATTGTCGGGAAGAAATTAGCGTTTGAATCCGGGAAGTTTGCGCTCACGACCTCAACAAGCCAGAAGGTTGAATATAATGGCATGTTAACGTACTTTGCCGGTTGTCGGTGTGGTAGGAATGTAAGACAATGCATCCACGGGAAAGTAGAATTGCATGTCAATTCAACGTCTGGTTTCCAGGCAATGCTAGATCATGAAGTTGCTAGCCAGTTAGCCATTGTTCTCTTCTACATAGCTAATGTCACTGAGATTATTTCCCCCTAAATAAAGCGATAGAGTAATGATTCTTCATGTCTATTTGCAGACAACCATAATGGCAGTGGAGTTTGATGGAGGGGTTGTGATTGGTGCTGACTCCCGAACAACAACAGGGTGAGTTACTTTATATCAAGCAGCTAAATGTTGGTCTCTTGCTGGCTTCCTGATCTAGGTAATAGCAATACTAGCTGACTGATTAACAAGTTGGCCTCTTTTCCACACAAAAAAAATCGTGATGTACCTTTACAGCCAGTACAGCCTAAAAGTCACAATCCTTCTCTTTTGCATCTGTTTGTAGCGCTTACATTGCCAATCGAGTTACTGACAAGTTGACTCCCATTCACGATCACATCTTCTGCTGCCGCTCTGGGTCTGCAGCTGACACACAGGCTGTTGCTGATGCAGTCACCTACCAGCTGGGCTTTCACAGGTAACATCGTAGGGCCTAGGTTGTatgacttaaaaaatatatatatattatttttttttttataattgGTTACTTCAACATTGACGAATACCTCTACACTAAAATAACTCCTCAGCACACAGCAATAGTGTGTCTCTCGATACCACTCAAAAATATTGTCTCAAGCGTGTCTGATTCTACATTTATTCACCATTAAATATAACTTCTCTGGACCTGCTGCAGTATTGAGCTGGATGAGCCTCCACTTGTGCAAACGGCAGCCAACCTCTTCCAGCAGATGTgctacagatacagagaggagctGATGGCTGGCATCATTGTGGCTGGCTGGGACAAAAGAAGGGGTGGACAGGTGAGTTCCCAGCATCTGTATTTGGATCATATACTCTAACCACTTTCCCCTACTGTCAAAGAATTGTTGTgacccttccctcttccccaggTGTACACAGTCCCAATGGGAGGGATGATAGTGAGGCAACCAGTGTCAGTAGGGGGTTCTGGTAGCTCCTACATCTATGGCTTCATGGATTCTAACTACAAGCCTGGAATGACCAAGGAAGAGTGCCTTCACTTCTGTACCCAGGGTGAGTAAGGCCAGTGTTTGACAGTCCTgtgtagttcagttggtagagcatgcagcgccagggttgtgggttcgattcccacgatGAACCAGTACAAAAAAAATAGTaaagtatgcactcactactgcaagtcgctctggataagaggagCTGCTAaaagactcactactgtaagtctctggataagaggaGCTGCTAaaagactcactactgtaagtctctggataagaggaGCTGCTAaaagactcactactgtaagtctctggataagaggaGCTGCTAAAAATGATCAATAGTGGGGGGTAATTCTGGTCCTGGAGAGCCGCagtgtgtgcaggcttttgttcaagCCCTCAGTAACAACGCTGATTGAAATATGCCTACTAGTGGTGTTTTAAATCGAACACCCTGATTACACGACGAGTTGATTCATTTGAGTCAGTTGTGCTTGAACAAATGCCTGCACACACAGCAGCCCCTGTAACCCACCTCTGCTCTTCAGTGTCATTCGGTTGTTTCAAATCCCTTCAGCTACTGCTTTTCTAATCTCTTTTCACTCATGAATCATGACCACTTCATAGTTGAATATGTGACGTGTTGGGACACAGGCTGTGTTGTTAACATCCCTCTCCGTACAGCCCTGGCGCTTGCCATGGAGCGGGATGGTTCTAGTGGAGGAGTGGCCCGTCTGGCAGCCATCACAGAGGAGGGCCTGGAGAGACGGGTTGTTTTGGGACACCAGCTGCCCAAATTCTCCAACACCTAGACAAGGAGCAGAGGGAAGTTGCTGTGCAGAcgacgaccccccccccccccctggttgtaataaaaaaaaatactgaAACGTGAATACATTTGTTCTCGTGTCTGTTCCCTATTTGATATTATTTCCTGGAAATGAAGTGGAACTTCACACGATATGCTATGAAGGATAACAGGAAAAACGTTTCTTATATGGGATAAAACTCGGACTGTACAGATTAACACAGTACAGTTGGGCAGAGAACTCTCTTGGTGATAGTGGATCAGTAGACTGAGAATTGACCTTGGAGCATGTTTGAGAAAGAATGAGTCAGTAAATGAGTAAGGACTGTAATATACTGgaggcaagtgtgtgtgtgtacatgttagAGTAAAAAAAGAGAGACTTGAGAGAAAGCGCCCCAGCACACTACAAGGGCATTCATCTGGAATGGAACTAGTTTATTCAGTCCAAATATGGGATGTTTTGCCATTTAACCTAAAATTTGTCAGAAGAACATTGCAGATTAGACAAACATAAAAGGAAAGGTAGCTATGTCTGAAAGGTTACATTGTATTCACATTAGGCATACACTTGCACACACAAAAATAGCACATTTCCATGTGTGATCATTGAAGACATCTTTCATAGTCCATAGCTAGGTTTTCATCCAATTGGTGActgattttcatgcaaatattaaAAAACATGTAAAGAAAATATGCTAATTTGCCCGTCAGTGGTGTTTCCTCCAAACGTACTTTTGCGGCTAAGTCAGTGCGTGACGTAGCCTACGTAttgcaaaacatgtatttttctgcCTCAATATTCATGTACTGAATAAAatcgcattttcaactccacGGATAGTTTTGCCACAAATTGATgcattaaatagcaaatgtgcttACTCTTGTCTTGGCTCTTGCGCTCTAACCAATAGCTCGCAGATAGtgaggtaggctagtctacataaTTATATTATTATGCATAATGGCGAGAATAATTTTATTTGTCAAGCAtcgatcatgtcaccagaataagattatctttatttattggaaaggagcatcaagatcacctTTCACTTTCACCACCACGTGAATCATCATTTATAGTGGGAGAAACACACCATATCATAGCGTGACTCCCAAG
This window contains:
- the LOC115135586 gene encoding proteasome subunit beta type-6-like isoform X1, translated to MAAYMSAGRSENAFSTHDFVPEWAQEEVSTGTTIMAVEFDGGVVIGADSRTTTGAYIANRVTDKLTPIHDHIFCCRSGSAADTQAVADAVTYQLGFHSIELDEPPLVQTAANLFQQMCYRYREELMAGIIVAGWDKRRGGQVYTVPMGGMIVRQPVSVGGSGSSYIYGFMDSNYKPGMTKEECLHFCTQALALAMERDGSSGGVARLAAITEEGLERRVVLGHQLPKFSNT
- the LOC115135586 gene encoding proteasome subunit beta type-6-like isoform X2 codes for the protein MLTYFAGCRCGRNTTIMAVEFDGGVVIGADSRTTTGAYIANRVTDKLTPIHDHIFCCRSGSAADTQAVADAVTYQLGFHSIELDEPPLVQTAANLFQQMCYRYREELMAGIIVAGWDKRRGGQVYTVPMGGMIVRQPVSVGGSGSSYIYGFMDSNYKPGMTKEECLHFCTQALALAMERDGSSGGVARLAAITEEGLERRVVLGHQLPKFSNT
- the LOC115135586 gene encoding proteasome subunit beta type-6-like isoform X3, whose product is MFLLQIKKTTIMAVEFDGGVVIGADSRTTTGAYIANRVTDKLTPIHDHIFCCRSGSAADTQAVADAVTYQLGFHSIELDEPPLVQTAANLFQQMCYRYREELMAGIIVAGWDKRRGGQVYTVPMGGMIVRQPVSVGGSGSSYIYGFMDSNYKPGMTKEECLHFCTQALALAMERDGSSGGVARLAAITEEGLERRVVLGHQLPKFSNT